Sequence from the Ascaphus truei isolate aAscTru1 chromosome 3, aAscTru1.hap1, whole genome shotgun sequence genome:
GGCAGTTTTGCGTCTGTTAGGTTGTTCCACACGTCAGGTGCACGGTAACAGATGATTAACCAGACTCCTTGTTGAATATTAGAaagctttatacaatatttatgcTTGGAAAgaatctttttttaaatattattttgagGAAGGGGAGCCATTCATCTGTCAAAGTAGGAATACTCTGGAATTGTAAATTAAAGTGGTACTtcataccccttccccccccccacacacacctcaatCATCTGTGTCCATAAGTGTGGTCAGGGCACTATTcctctgttgtgtgtatttttatatgcaacAATGATTGCAAATCTAACAAGTGGTAGCTGCAAAACCCCAGTGTCACACTCCATAAAGCCAAGTGATGGATCCAGCACCATGAACCAAAGTCCAGCCTGCACCCCAAAAAACATTGCTCTGTTTGTCTATAAAGCGTTATGCACcataaatgtaatttgactatTAAACACCTTTTTTGCCCTTGAACTGCTTCCACAGAAAAGGGACATCCAGCTTCTGAAGGCATACATGAGAGCGATCCGCAGCGCCAACCCAAATCTGCAGAATCTGGAGGAGACGATAGAGTACAATGAAATCCTTGAGTAAGTAGCACCTCGGAGCAGGGCTATGGGAAGGATGCGTTATGATTAGATTTGTTCAGGGCATTTAAGAAGCAGCCCAAAGGTGCACTGGAAGGGTTCAACATGAAATGGGCCCGCCTTTATATTATATAAAGCTGCCACCCAGGCCTTTTTGGGGCAAAAATTCCCATTGAAGTCGATTTTAACATGGCCGCTGGGGATTTTAGAGCGTTACCCCCATGGTGTGTAATGGGCTTCCTTTAGAAAGATTCAATCATACATAAAATGATTCTATGTATTCCTATGGGAaatgtatgatttttttttttttttaattcagaatTATTTAGCAAATAGTAAACAAGAGAACAATTTACCTGTAGAGTTGATATCTAATCTTCAGAAGACTGTCAGGATTGTGGTAAAAAAAATAGCATTTGGTTACTGTGGAAATGATCAAGTTGAAGTATTTCATACTTGtgtaggttttttttatttataaaaagttgTCAAATACCTACATTTTCACTTATAGAATATGCCACTACCATTTTGTTCACTTAGTTCCTAAGAGGAACTAGCCCTTTAAATGAATGAGATGTGCGATTTCAAGAGCAAAGTACTGTATGGTCAAGGCTCCATTAACCGTTTGGACACCCCAGAATGTACctactacatcatggggtctggcactccaggggcccccaTGACTTAGTAGCTATGTCCATAAGTCCCTGGACTCTAGCCTCTCCTGAACTCAAATGGTTAAAGTCTCAAAAGCCATTGACCCTTTGAGTGGCATCTCCTTTCAGTGGCTTAAACTCATTCCAAATGCGTGAGATTTGAGAGACCTAGGAACAGAAATCTGTGATAATTTGCAACGTTTTGGTGAAAGCGCTGACCTGTAAAGGGGAAGATGCATCAAACTTCTAACATTGCCACGTCTAGTCATAttgtcaaaaacaaaaaattaagaACATGCACacccagcctttttttttttatacacatttCTACATTATAATTGTTCATGCAGTAAATGACCAAATTCTAGCTTGAGTTCTCCAACAGGACTAACTCTGCAACCTTCAATGTTATTGCACAATTGTAAACTATTTTTTCTTGAAAATAGTCTCTGTTCTCTTACGGACGAGTGTGGAAGTAGTTTTTGCAGTCGCATGAGTTGACCTTGATTGACGACATGTCGGGCTACACATGAGCTGTGCGACAATGACACTGCTTCTTCTCTTGTACAGGTGGGTAAACTCCTTACAACCAGCACGTGTGACCCGCTGGGGCGGGATGATCTCCACGCCGGACGCAGTGCTGCAAGCGGTCATTAAGCGCTCTCTGGTGGAAAGTGGCTGCCCAGCTTCAATAGTAAATGAGCTCATCGAAAACGCCCACGAGCGGAACTGGCCGCAAGGCCTGGCCACGCTGGAGACACGGCAGATGAATCGGCGTTACTACGAGAACTACGTGGCCAAACGGATCCCCGGCAAGCAGGCAGTTGTAGTGATGGCCTGCGAGAACCAACACATGGGTGAGGACATGGTGTTGGATCCTGGCCTGGTGATGATCTTTGCTCATGGGGTGGAAGAAATCTAAATGCACGCCATCAATGAATACACTCCTGACGCTCCTCCAGCTGCTCCTTCCTCACTAGGAAGCAGGGTATTTTTGTCCTATGCTTGCCAATAAAATCTGTCTCCCAACCCCAGGCTGGCCACTAATGCCTACTGGTCGGGCGCTGGGTGATGCCTTGCCATTGTTGCTCATGTATGAGGATACTCCCGAACGATGTCTTCAACTGGCTTAATGGTGTTTAGTCATTTAAGCTGTACTGTGGCTAAGCTTTCAGACCAACAAAACCCTCTTTCAACTTCTCCCCTTACTGCATTTCTTGGCCAGACGTGGCTTTATTGGTGCATCGGAGACAACAAAGACTACAGACACAAGGCCAATGAGGGAGCACTATACAAACCTGGAACAGGGGGTATTGGGGCAAAATTAATGGGCATTTTAAAGAGGTGGTGCAGAGGCACCATCTCTATAATCACTGGTATCTGCTAGGACAAAGATACTATGACTTGAACCTGGACTCATGCAGACCTATATGGACTTGAATCATGGGGATGGATTGTGTGTGGGAACGGGCTAAGAGATATTTTTTTAATCCCGTTATCAATTAGACTGAGGACCGATTTTCCATATGTTCTCTAACGGGCTTTGGTTTTTGTCACATGATTATACTGGCAGCAGTCATTCAACTGGATGGGATTGTAGAAGTGCAATTAAATCCAGCAGTTCATCCATGTGTAGAGGTGAACAGAAATAAGATTACCACAATGCGCCAGTGCAGAATAAAGTGCTCAGTGTTTGTTCACATGCCATATACTGCCTTCCCCAGATGCCTAAACACTAACCACATTGAGCGGATTGGATGCAACAAATTCTAGGTGTGGGCATGTCATTTCTTACCCACAGTATCCACTTTGGTTCCAAAACTTGTACACAAGGGAACATTCACTTCTCTGCGGTACACGTTCTAGAATGGAAATTCAAAATCAACTGAGCAAAATGCAGCTTTGTGCTTCTGCAGCTTTGTTCTTTGTATGTTCTATTTTTGCTTGCGTACTGCAAAAAAAACCCAACTATTTAAACATTTGATTTACATTGGGCTCGTGTACAGCACTATCCCTAATTACGGAGCCCAGGACCTGCGCGCATCCTTTCACTTTTTTCCCATGACATCCAGGGCTCGTGCGTTTAGCAACGTCCTCTGGAGGGGAGACCTGGCAGCTCTTGGTTATTGTCCAGTTACACTCCCACTCCTCTTCGATCCAGACCCCTCTGTCTGTGGTTATTTGCTCATTGATGTTTTGAAAGCTTTAcgtatttctttctttcttattattattattttcaaatGTTCATGTTTTGAAATGTGTGCTtcagtatttttgtatttttatttggttttgtttttgtctgtattttcccctttgtcttttttttaatatacagtggATAAAACATAAGCAAAAAAAAGTATATGGTGGTTCATCCTTTGTTCCCTTTAACGTTCCTCACAAAAACCTTTATTTGCATACACTGGGTCTCTAGTCAGCAATGGACTTGGGGCAGGGAATCTAAAAGGACCATTCCAACTAAatgtcaaacccccccccccttccctttattttttttcaatacatttttttttttgctctctggagctgaaccgcattaatttcagctctgcggACTGCCTGCTTCCGAGAGAGCTCTGTAGGTGCTGCCGTTACTTTCTGGTTCTTAAATCTCCAGGTCGGCCCGCATGCCACCGGCGATTTTAAAACTCCATTTTGTTTACCCAGCAGGGGGACGGTACCAGTGGCACCTTttttggaggcaagtatctcaggaactttttgaaaatgaaaactggttcgttcaggagaccccctgcttaccacctatgctgggggggagtgggtggagggaggggagagagagagggaggaagttaAGAAACTGGTAGATGGAACCACACCTTGAACATACTATGATGATGCTGGGTATCTACACTCAGCACTGTAAGacaatatacgtgtgtgtgtgtgtgtgtgtgtgtatgtgtgtgcgtgtgttaatTTAAGTAGCCCAAACACCTAGATCTTCTAGTCTGCACTGTTAATATTGTGTGATAAGAAAACGGGACAAGCGCACGACTCGTAGTGTAAAAATCCACATCTACCACGAGGGAACAGCGTCGTCAGCTGATGGATCCGATAGCCACGGAACTTCTTAGGAGCAGCTTCCTATAACGGGAAGTATGTGGATGGTATCCTCGGCAGGCAAGTGTTCTTTCCTCTGCAGGAACCGACGTTGTGGAAATATCCAGTGTGTCCAAAGTATCTGGAGCACTGGAGCAGGCACTACTGGTGTGATGGTTCTTACACTCCGGCAATAAAAGCGGCTGTCCTGTTTAGCAGTGGGCGgtggcttgtgacgtcaccgctgcggTGCAGAAGCAACAAGACGGCGGACATTTAAACAAAGCCCCGAATTTCGCCGCAAAGGAGATGTTCTATAGCTAAATTGCTACTACAGAATCAAGGACTTACACTTCTAGTCCACATCCAACGTGTTTCGTAAAAATACATCTACTTCACCAGGTAATATTCCTGATTAAGTAATATTTGATACTAATATGAGGGAATATTCCCTGATGACGTAGATGTATTTCTACGAAACGTGTTGGATGTGGACTAGAAGTGTAAGTCCTTGATTCTGTATTGGCAATTTAGCTATAGAACATCTCCTTTGGGGTGAAATTCTGCAGTTTGTTTATACGTCCGTGGCCTTGTTGCTTCTGCAAGGCAGCGGTGATGTCACAAGCCACCGCCCACTGCTAAACAGGACAGCTGCTTTTCTTGCCGGAGAGTAACAACCATCACACCGGCAGTGTCTGCTCCAGATAAGTTGGACACTTTAGATATTTCCACAACGTCGGTTCCTGAAGAAGAAAGAACCCTTACCTGCCGAGGATACCATCCACATACTTCCCGGGATAGGAAGCTGCGCCTAAAATGTTCCGTGGCTATCTGATCCATCAGCTGACAACGCTGTTCCCTCGTGGTAATGTGGATCGACCGTGGTAAGCCCATGCCGTTTGTTGCATGATGTGTGGGGTGAGGACATGGGTGAGGACATGGTGTTGGATCCTGGCCTGGTGATGATCTTTGCTCATGGGGTGGAAGAAATCTAAATGCACGCCATCAATGAATACACTCCTGACGCTCCTCCAGCTGCTCCTTCCTCACTAGGAAGCAGGGTATTTTTGTCCTATGCTTGCCAATAAAATCTGTCTCCCAACCCCAGGCTGGCCACTAATGCCTACTGGTCGGGCGCTGGGTGATGCCTTGCCATTGTTGCTCATGTATGAGGATACTCCCGAACGATGTCTTCAACTGGCTTAATGGTGTTTAGTCATTTAAGCTGTACTGTGGCTAAGCTTTCAGACCAACAAAACCCTCTTTCAACTTCTCCCCTTACTGCATTTCTTGGCCAGACGTGGCTTTATTGGTGCATCGGAGACAACAAAGACTACAGACACAAGGCCAATGAGGGAGCACTATACAAACCTGGAACAGGGGGTATTGGGGCAAAATTAATGGGCATTTTAAAGAGGTGGTGCAGAGGCACCATCTCTATAATCACTGGTATCTGCTAGGACAAAGATACTATGACTTGAACCTGGACTCATGCAGACCTATATGGACTTGAATCATGGGGATGGATTGTGTGTGGGAACGGGCTAAGAGATATTTTTTTAATCCCGTTATCAATTAGACTGAGGACCGATTTTCCATATGTTCTCTAACGGGCTTTGGTTTTTGTCACATGATTATACTGGCAGCAGTCATTCAACTGGATGGGATTGTAGAAGTGCAATTAAATCCAGCAGTTCATCCATGTGTAGAGGTGAACAGAAATAAGATTACCACAATGCGCCAGTGCAGAATAAAGTGCTCAGTGTTTGTTCACATGCCATATACTGCCTTCCCCAGATGCCTAAACACTAACCACATTGAGCGGATTGGATGCAACAAATTCTAGGTGTGGGCATGTCATTTCTTACCCACAGTATCCACTTTGGTTCCAAAACTTGTACACAAGGGAACATTCACTTCTCTGCGGTACACGTTCTAGAATGGAAATTCAAAATCAACTGAGCAAAATGCAGCTTTGTGCTTCTGCAGCTTTGTTCTTTGTATGTTCTATTTTTGCTTGCGTACTGCAAAAAAAACCCAACTATTTAAACATTTGATTTACATTGGGCTCGTGTACAGCACTATCCCTAATTACGGAGCCCAGGACCTGCGCGCATCCTTTCACTTTTTTCCCATGACACCCAGGGCTCGTGCGTTTAGCAACGTCCTCTGGAGGGGAGACCTGGCAGCTCTTGGTTATTGTCCAGTTACACTCCCACTCCTCTTCGATCCAGACCCCTCTGTCTGTGGTTATTTGCTCATTGATGTTTTGAAAGCTTTAcgtatttctttctttcttattattattattttcaaatGTTCATGTTTTGAAATGTGTGCTtcagtatttttgtatttttatttggttttgtttttgtctgtattttcccctttgtcttttttttaatatacagtggATAAAACATAAGCAAAAAAAAGTATATGGTGGTTCATCCTTTGTTCCCTTTAACGTTCCTCACAAAAACCTTTATTTGCATACACTGGGTCTCTAGTCAGCAATGGACTTGGGGCAGGGAATCTAAAAGGACCATTCCAACTAAatgtcaaaccccccccccccttccctttattttttttcaatacatttttttttttgctctctggagctgaaccgcattaatttcagctctgcggACTGCCTGCTTCCGAGAGAGCTCTGTAGGTGCTGCCGTTACTTTCTGGTTCTTAAATCTCCAGGTCGGCCCGCATGCCACCGGCGATTTTAAAACTCCATTTTGTTTACCCAGCAGGGGGACGGTACCAGTGGCACCTTttttggaggcaagtatctcaggaactttttgaaaatgaaaactggttcgttcaggagaccccctgcttaccacctatgctgggggggagtgggtggagggaggggagagagagagggaggaagttaAGAAACTGGTAGATGGAACCACACCTTGAACATACTATGATGATGCTGGGTATCTACACTCAGCACTGTAAGacaatatacgtgtgtgtgtgtgtgtgtgtgtgtatgtgtgtgcgtgtgttaatTTAAGTAGCCCAAACACCTAGATCTTCTAGTCTGCACTGTTAATATTGTGTGATAAGAAAACGGGACAAGCGCACGACTCGTAGTGTAAAAATCCACATCTACCACGAGGGAACAGCGTCGTCAGCTGATGGATCCGATAGCCACGGAACTTCTTAGGAGCAGCTTCCTATAACGGGAAGTATGTGGATGGTATCCTCGGCAGGCAAGTGTTCTTTCCTCTGCAGGAACCGACGTTGTGGAAATATCCAGTGTGTCCAAAGTATCTGGAGCACTGGAGCAGGCACTACTGGTGTGATGGTTCTTACACTCCGGCAATAAAAGCGGCTGTCCTGTTTAGCAGTGGGCGgtggcttgtgacgtcaccgctgcggTGCAGAAGCAACAAGACGGCGGACATTTAAACAAAGCCCCGAATTTCGCCGCAAAGGAGATGTTCTATAGCTAAATTGCTACTACAGAATCAAGGACTTACACTTCTAGTCCACATCCAACGTGTTTCGTAAAAATACATCTACTTCACCAGGTAATATTCCTGATTAAGTAATATTTGATACTAATATGAGGGAATATTCCCTGATGACGTAGATGTATTTCTACGAAACGTGTTGGATGTGGACTAGAAGTGTAAGTCCTTGATTCTGTATTGGCAATTTAGCTATAGAACATCTCCTTTGGGGTGAAATTCTGCAGTTTGTTTATACGTCCGTGGCCTTGTTGCTTCTGCAAGGCAGCGGTGATGTCACAAGCCACCGCCCACTGCTAAACAGGACAGCTGCTTTTCTTGCCGGAGAGTAACAACCATCACACCGGCAGTGTCTGCTCCAGATAAGTTGGACACTTTAGATATTTCCACAACGTCGGTTCCTGAAGAAGAAAGAACCCTTACCTGCCGAGGATACCATCCACATACTTCCCGGGATAGGAAGCTGCGCCTAAAATGTTCCGTGGCTATCTGATCCATCAGCTGACAACGCTGTTCCCTCGTGGTAATGTGGATCGACCGTGGTAAGCCCATGCCGTTTGTTGCATGATGTGCTTTAAAGAACAGGTTTTTCTGTACATGCAATACTCGCCCATTGTTACCTTCACccaatatatttttatactacaCCGACTCGTACGcttgcctccccctccccccgcttttttaatttattttccttTCCTCTAGTTTTGAGCCATCTTCTGTGGATAGCACACTCTACACAATCCCTTTTATTTAAGGTCAAGTTTACATTTTTGTTCGTACCTCATTTTGCTGAATCGCCTTTATACGTGGATTCATTTTTTCCACTTTTATTCTCACGCCTATTTTCTCACTATTTGCATATTTTATATTTGTCACTCAAATCAATTGATGCGCTGCATTTTTCTTCGCTCTATATAAATGTGTGGTGCCTGCTCCTTTCTAATCTTTGACCCAGTATGTGATAAATGTACATTCCATCCAGAACAGTAAGGATTTCTTTATTTACCTGTGCATGGGGGGTTTACAACTTCAGCGCTCAGCTACGCG
This genomic interval carries:
- the RNF41 gene encoding E3 ubiquitin-protein ligase NRDP1 isoform X2, translated to MRNMLSKLQITCDNAVFGCTTIVRLDNLMSHLNDCEHNPKRPVTCEQGCGLEMPKDELPNHNCIKHLRSVVQQQQTRIGDLEKAAAENKHQLSEQKRDIQLLKAYMRAIRSANPNLQNLEETIEYNEILEWVNSLQPARVTRWGGMISTPDAVLQAVIKRSLVESGCPASIVNELIENAHERNWPQGLATLETRQMNRRYYENYVAKRIPGKQAVVVMACENQHMGEDMVLDPGLVMIFAHGVEEI